One segment of Castanea sativa cultivar Marrone di Chiusa Pesio chromosome 3, ASM4071231v1 DNA contains the following:
- the LOC142629396 gene encoding uncharacterized protein LOC142629396: MPRTGNQLQGMDGTSEVPESMDEWEHIQSPFPKLPPTIVEQDMVVTRDNNYHNDNHEGLQQEVPPVLDLELEATQDPDPESSSSSSVSSNSGGDEENGRLSQPQEANEIRRGLRLRLEILRAGVSKVACRVWNCAACARGFWSIASVTGVAAVVLLSLLYVRVQRWRQVLYKESKDRLIRERDEKISQLLLHIAQMNEAFSERRRVPVFRIG, from the exons ATGCCTCGTACTGGGAACCAATTACAAGGAATGGATGGTACTTCTGAGGTTCCTGAATCCATGGACGAATGGGAgcatatccaatccccatttcCCAAACTCCCTCCCACAATTGTGGAACAAGATATGGTAGTTACTAGAGACAATAACTACCACAACGATAACCATGAAGGCCTACAACAAGAAGTACCTCCAGTATTGGACCTTGAACTTGAAGCCACTCAAGACCCAGATCCTGAATCAAGTTCTTCATCATCAGTGTCATCGAATTCTGGAGGTGATGAGGAAAACGGAAGGTTGTCACAGCCCCAAGAGGCTAATGAGATAAGGAGGGGTTTGAGATTGCGTTTGGAGATTCTGAGAGCTGGGGTCTCCAAGGTGGCTTGTAGAGTTTGGAATTGTGCAGCATGTGCCAGGGGGTTTTGGTCGATTGCATCGGTGACTGGAGTGGCAGCCGTGGTGTTGCTGTCATTATTGTATGTCAGGGTGCAACGGTGGCGTCAAGTTCTGTACAAAGAGAGCAAGGATCGTCTcatcagagagagagatgag AAGATCAGCCAGCTCTTGCTCCACATTGCACAGATGAATGAAGCATTCTCAGAACGCCGCAGGGTTCCTGTATTCCGAATTGGTTGA
- the LOC142629205 gene encoding pectinesterase inhibitor-like: MASPINCLSILIIPLLVTSLFYQVSATGPAVDEALLNSVCDKTQDSSFCLATLKGDQRTFVGDKDHLAIVSIAIAIDAVQVTFDQIPGILSKLSDRVDRTRMENCHSDFNDALVTLRKAYAASSSKSYKESTSLIIDATNKLEACHNSYRAPPIRQSPIFDAYTGVYKKTGIAVAVIDTISA; the protein is encoded by the coding sequence atggccTCTCCAATTAACTGCTTATCAATCTTGATAATCCCTCTACTAGTCACCTCTCTTTTCTACCAAGTTTCTGCAACCGGACCGGCAGTTGACGAAGCCTTACTTAACAGCGTTTGCGATAAAACCCAGGACTCTAGCTTTTGCTTAGCAACTTTAAAGGGAGACCAACGTACTTTTGTAGGTGATAAAGATCATCTTGCCATCGTTTCTATTGCTATAGCCATTGATGCAGTACAAGTTACCTTTGATCAAATCCCAGGTATTCTCAGCAAACTCAGTGACCGAGTGGATAGGACTCGAATGGAGAACTGCCATTCTGATTTTAATGATGCACTAGTGACTTTGAGAAAAGCATATGCGGCTTCGAGTTCAAAGAGTTATAAGGAATCGACAAGTTTGATTATAGATGCAACTAACAAACTTGAAGCTTGTCATAATTCATACAGGGCCCCTCCCATACGTCAATCGCCAATATTTGATGCCTATACCGGAGTGTATAAGAAAACTGGTATTGCTGTCGCTGTAATTGATACTATCAGTGCTTAA